ACAACATCACTTATAGTAGAAGGCGCACCAGACTATCCAGACCCCGGAAGGTGGTGGAGCTATGTGGAAAAGTACAGAGTGAACATATTTTACACTGCACCTACAGCGATTAGAATGTTTATGAAGTATGGCGAGGAATGGCCTGCCAAATATGATCTTTCTTCCTTGAGAATACTGGGTTCTGTAGGAGAACCCATAAACCCAGAGGCATGGCACTGGTATTTTAAAAATATAGGAAGAGAAAAGTGTGTTATAGTGGACACTTGGTGGCAAACGGAAACAGGCATGCACATGATAACTACCATTCCCTCATACCCTACAAAACCGGGAAAGTCTGGCAAACCTTTCTTCACCATAGAAGCCTTGGTAGTAGATAAAAACGGAAATGTGCTTCCTCCTAACACTATAGGCAATTTGGTCATAAAAACTCCTTGGCCTTCTATGCTAAGAACTTGCTGGGGCGAACCGGAAAGATACGAAAAGTATTGGAACACTATACCCGGATATTACCTAACGGGCGATCTGGCATCTTACGACGAAGAAGGTTACATAATGATCTTGGGAAGGGCAGACGATGTTTTGAATGTGGCAGGGCACAGGATCGGAACTATGGAAGTGGAAAGCGCTTTGGTAGATTATCCTGCAGTGGCAGAGGCTGCAGTTATCGGAAAGCCTCATGAAATTAAGGGTGAATCCATAAAAGCCTTTGTAATCCTCAAAAAAGGCTACGAACCTTCAGAAAAGCTCGTTGAGGAAATAAAGCACCATGTAAGACAGGTGCTGGGTCCTATAGCTGTGCCTGATGAGATAGAGTTTGTGGAAAAGCTTCCCAAGACAAGAAGTGGAAAGATCATGAGAAGGGTGCTAAAAGCTCAGGAACTTGGGCTTCCCGTAGGAGACATATCCACGCTAGAAGACTGAAGCCTCTGGGGGTCCTCCTCCTTCCCTTCCTTAAGCCAAGATTAAAAGACATAAGAGGCATTCACATAAAAGGTCCTTCCGGGTTCTGGCACTTTAACACCGCTCCTGAAGGGATCCCTTTGGTAAGACAGGTAGTCGTAGTACTTTTTATCCAAAAGGTTATCAATACCTGCTGTGATGGTTATACCCTTGTAGTTTCCACCCACCTTGAAGTTTAAGATGCCATAGCCAGAGGTTTTTTGCTCATTAAGGTCTTTGTCCACCCTGTATTGGGTTGCAGAAAGGACTGTTTCTACTTCTCCAAAGTAATTGCCCCTGTCGTACCTTATAGCTAACCTGGCTTTCAAAGGTGGTATCTCTGCAACATTAGAGCTGGTTATATTTTTCTCAGGCTTGGTGTCCTTTTTTGCCTGAACATAAGAGAGACCTCCAAAGAAGAACAGGCTGTCTGTGATGGCAAGTCTTGAGTCCAGCTCACCACCAAAGAACTGAGCATTTATATTTTCGTAGGAGCGAGCCATGTTGCTCATAACACTCATAACACTGTTAATTTTTTGTTGGTTGTGAACTGTGATGTAGTCCTTTACATAGCTATAAAAAGCAGTAGCCTTTACGAAAAGCCTGCCCGTAGAGTATTTGATGCCAAGATCTAACTCTGTGTTTCTGGAAGGCTTGAGGTTGGGATTTCCTACCCAATCAAAGGTCATGCGTTTGAGAGCAAAGTATCTTTCCTGTGGGTCTGGTACTCTGACTGAATGACCAAGTCCTGCAAAGAGTTCTGTAGTCTTTGAAAGCTCATAAAAGATCTGTATGTTTCCGGAAGGATAAGTATCTGTCTTTGAGGTGCTTCTTGTGTTTTTGTAAGCGTAGTAAAGGTCAGTATTTGCTTTGCTACTATCTGCCTGAGTTTTTGTACTGTCTAACCTCATACCTGCCACAAGCCTGAGCTTTTCTGACAGTTTTTTCTTATATTCGCCGTATACCCCCAAACTATCTGTGTCCACATCGGGTATGATGTATTGAGTATTACCCATCATATAATTGACTGCATCCCAGTTTCTTTTGTAAGCCTCAAAACCTACAAGGAAACTTCCCAACTCACCCTCTATCCTTCCACCGTAGGTTTTGCTTTTTGCATCCGTTGCCATGGACCAAGGCATCATACGAGAACTTAACCTGTAGCGGTCGTCCATCCAGTGATCCACTTTGGTGTAGTAAAGCTCAAAGCGAGCTTTATTTAGACGGTAGCTTAAGTTAAACCTGTCCGTCTTATCGTAGATGGCGTCCATCAAAAGGTAAGGGTAAAGCACATGCCTTGCATCCTGTTTAGTATAAGCAATCTCAAGCTCGTGGTTTTCAAAGGGTATAAAACCAAACTTTGTCCAGTATGTGTTTATCTCAAAGGCTTTGGAGTTTATGAACTGGGGCTTATAGTTGGCGTATTGGGTAAATCTATTTCCATCTCCGTCTTTGTAAGGTTTAGAGTACTTGTAGGAGTGTCCTGCTAGTCCGTAAAATTTGTCATCTGCGTAAGAAACAACAGGTGAGAGGTTTATAAAGCTAAAAGACCCAGCATTCGCATTGAGCTTGAGGTGAAAGCCTCTCTCTGGTTTTTTGGTAATTATATGGACAAGCCCTGCCATAGAACCCTGATGTCTTATGTCAAAGGGACCTTTGATCAGCTCTATCTTTTCCACTTCAGAAAAGTCCACATGGAAGGCAGGTGGATCCATCCTGTTGGGACACGCACCGTACACCCTCTGATCATCTATGAGTACATTAATGTTATCCCTGTAAAAACCCCTCAGGACCACATCGTTAGCTATACCACCTTTTCTTATCTTCCATATACCTCCTAGCTTGGTGAGAGCCTCGCCCACATCTTTAGCAGAATTCTCTCTTACCTCCCTCACCTCCAAACTATCCTTGAAAGTTTCTTTCTTGGCTTTTACTTCCACCTCTTTTAGTAAGAGCTCCTGAGCGTAGCTTACAGATAGCAGTGCGGTTATCATAAAAAACCTCTTCATATTACTACCTCCTTAAGTGCTGTTAACAATAACATAATTTTATTTTATTTTTAACTTAAAAACAACCGAGTATAATCTTATTCACATGGTAAATAGAAGCCTTTTTTACGGTGAGGGACTTTTTGAAACCATACTCTACAGAGGAAGGACACCAAAACTATTGCGCCACTATAGAAGACTGTCAGAAAGCGCCAAATACTTTCACATACCTTGTCCAGACTATGAGACCTTTTGCATTAAGATAGAGGAAAAGACAAAGGGCAGAAAGGATCTTTACGTAAAGGTCTGCCTTTTATCTTATGGAAAGCCAAGATACTATGAAATACCTCACGAATACAAGCTTAAAGTTTTTGTCTATAGATATAAGCCAAAGCTTCAGCCTGCAAGTGTGTGCATCTCTCATTTTCTTAGACATTCCTCTGATCCCATCATAAGGCACAAGACCCTAAATTATCTTTTTAACATAACGGTAAAAAGACACGCCATGCAGATGGGCTATTTTGATGGTCTTATACTAAACGAAAGAGGACACATTACCGAGTGTTCTTCTGCAAACCTTCTGATAGTTAAAAAGGGAAACATATACACACCGCATAGAAATTCTGGGCTTCTCTTTGGTACTACTCTTCAGAGCCTTATGGAAAAGGTAAAAGTAGAAGAAGCAGAGCTAACCTTAAAAGACTTATTTGATGCGGATCACATCTTTTTAACCAATAGCCTTATAGGGGTTCTGCCCGTTATCACAGTGGAGGACAAGACCCTTAGAATAGACCAAGACCTGGCTAAATACCTGCAAGTTATAGTTCAAGAAGAAAACTCAGAATGAGGCTTTTATTGGCAGGTTCTTGGCTAAATAGAAGAGGCTTATACGAAGCTCGCGTGCGTAAAGTGATGTTTCTTGACGACCTTGAAAAACTACCTACAGATGGCTTTCCTTACTTTTTAGTAGTATCTTATGAAATGACAAGGCAGACCACTAACATCCGTGTAAAAACTTCGGACTTTCCTCCCATAGTTGTGGCACACATAGATGGTTTTCAACCAGTAGATTTAAAAGAAGGCAATACATATTTGAAATTCATAGGAAGCAGTATGTCAGATGAAGATTTCATAAAAGCTGTAAAACTCGTAAAGGAATATATAAAGGACGGGGTTGTCTACCAGATAAACATCAGCAGGAGGTTTGATTTTGAGCTAAGAGGAACTCCAGATGATCTTTTCTATGGCTTTTACCAAAGACAGCCAGTAGAGTATGCTTTTCTGCTGGATTGTGAGGAATTTTATGTGCTTTCTGGCTCTATGGAGCTGTTTTTGGAAAAAAGGGGAAACACACTAAAAAGCCAGCCCATAAAAGGTACATCCTCCTCTTACAGAGCACTAAGGAATAGCCAAAAGGACAGAGCGGAGAACCTTATGATAACAGACATGATGAGAAACGACCTTAGTAGGATAGGTAGCCATGTTGAGGTCAAAGAGCTTTTCAAAATAAAAAGATACAAAACACTGTATCAGATGTATTCCACTGTTGAATGTAAAACTTCAGCGTCTTTAAAAGAAATACTTCTTGCGACCTTTCCTCCTGCATCTATAACAGGAGCACCCAAAATAAAGGCTGTTGAAATAATAGATAGAATTGAACCTCACAGCAGAGCATTTTACTGTGGATGCGCTGGCTTCGTAAGAGGTAATGACTTTACCCTTTCGGTGCTCATAAGGACTGCCA
The sequence above is drawn from the Hydrogenobacter hydrogenophilus genome and encodes:
- a CDS encoding TonB-dependent receptor, whose product is MKRFFMITALLSVSYAQELLLKEVEVKAKKETFKDSLEVREVRENSAKDVGEALTKLGGIWKIRKGGIANDVVLRGFYRDNINVLIDDQRVYGACPNRMDPPAFHVDFSEVEKIELIKGPFDIRHQGSMAGLVHIITKKPERGFHLKLNANAGSFSFINLSPVVSYADDKFYGLAGHSYKYSKPYKDGDGNRFTQYANYKPQFINSKAFEINTYWTKFGFIPFENHELEIAYTKQDARHVLYPYLLMDAIYDKTDRFNLSYRLNKARFELYYTKVDHWMDDRYRLSSRMMPWSMATDAKSKTYGGRIEGELGSFLVGFEAYKRNWDAVNYMMGNTQYIIPDVDTDSLGVYGEYKKKLSEKLRLVAGMRLDSTKTQADSSKANTDLYYAYKNTRSTSKTDTYPSGNIQIFYELSKTTELFAGLGHSVRVPDPQERYFALKRMTFDWVGNPNLKPSRNTELDLGIKYSTGRLFVKATAFYSYVKDYITVHNQQKINSVMSVMSNMARSYENINAQFFGGELDSRLAITDSLFFFGGLSYVQAKKDTKPEKNITSSNVAEIPPLKARLAIRYDRGNYFGEVETVLSATQYRVDKDLNEQKTSGYGILNFKVGGNYKGITITAGIDNLLDKKYYDYLSYQRDPFRSGVKVPEPGRTFYVNASYVF
- a CDS encoding chorismate-binding protein, whose product is MRLLLAGSWLNRRGLYEARVRKVMFLDDLEKLPTDGFPYFLVVSYEMTRQTTNIRVKTSDFPPIVVAHIDGFQPVDLKEGNTYLKFIGSSMSDEDFIKAVKLVKEYIKDGVVYQINISRRFDFELRGTPDDLFYGFYQRQPVEYAFLLDCEEFYVLSGSMELFLEKRGNTLKSQPIKGTSSSYRALRNSQKDRAENLMITDMMRNDLSRIGSHVEVKELFKIKRYKTLYQMYSTVECKTSASLKEILLATFPPASITGAPKIKAVEIIDRIEPHSRAFYCGCAGFVRGNDFTLSVLIRTAIGKENKVSYYAGCGIVWDSEPHKELRELYLKIKAFNPEFSNPSI
- a CDS encoding aminotransferase class IV, with product MVNRSLFYGEGLFETILYRGRTPKLLRHYRRLSESAKYFHIPCPDYETFCIKIEEKTKGRKDLYVKVCLLSYGKPRYYEIPHEYKLKVFVYRYKPKLQPASVCISHFLRHSSDPIIRHKTLNYLFNITVKRHAMQMGYFDGLILNERGHITECSSANLLIVKKGNIYTPHRNSGLLFGTTLQSLMEKVKVEEAELTLKDLFDADHIFLTNSLIGVLPVITVEDKTLRIDQDLAKYLQVIVQEENSE